The proteins below are encoded in one region of Ephemeroptericola cinctiostellae:
- a CDS encoding TMEM165/GDT1 family protein, with protein MEAFLISTGVVALAEIGDKTQLLAFILAAKFKKPVPIILGILAATLVNHGFAGALGEWITSLASPQVMRWILGGSFIAMALWILVPDQFDEGDAKLAKYGVFVTTLIAFFLAEMGDKTQIATIGLAAKYHNLIAVVAGTTFGMMIANVPAVIFGEKIANSIQPKIVHRIAAVIFFVLGVATLLGAGAGLGV; from the coding sequence ATGGAAGCTTTTTTAATTTCAACGGGCGTTGTTGCCCTCGCCGAAATCGGTGACAAAACACAATTGCTCGCATTCATCCTTGCGGCCAAATTTAAAAAACCCGTGCCGATCATTTTGGGCATTCTCGCCGCCACATTGGTCAACCACGGGTTTGCAGGCGCGCTGGGCGAATGGATCACCTCTCTGGCCAGCCCTCAGGTCATGCGCTGGATTTTGGGCGGCTCATTCATTGCCATGGCGTTATGGATTCTTGTGCCCGACCAATTCGATGAAGGCGATGCCAAATTGGCAAAATACGGCGTGTTTGTCACCACATTGATTGCTTTTTTTCTTGCAGAAATGGGCGATAAAACACAAATCGCCACCATCGGCTTGGCCGCAAAATACCACAACCTGATCGCGGTGGTTGCGGGCACGACATTTGGCATGATGATCGCCAATGTCCCCGCCGTGATATTTGGTGAAAAAATTGCCAACAGCATCCAACCCAAAATCGTGCATCGCATTGCGGCCGTTATTTTCTTCGTGCTTGGTGTGGCCACACTGCTTGGCGCGGGGGCAGGTTTAGGCGTTTAA
- a CDS encoding ArsR/SmtB family transcription factor, protein MNASHSEHIEQLADLFGLLGDQTRLQIVLTCLDEPITVTDIAKKLNLSTSLISHHLRLLRAARVVSGERQGKQIFCTVNDHHIRTMVSNLLEHIAEPHDD, encoded by the coding sequence ATGAATGCATCCCATTCCGAACACATTGAACAACTGGCTGATTTATTTGGCTTGCTTGGCGATCAAACACGCTTACAAATTGTATTGACGTGCTTAGATGAGCCCATCACGGTGACTGACATTGCCAAAAAGCTCAACCTCAGCACATCCTTGATCAGCCACCATTTGCGCTTGTTGCGCGCAGCGCGCGTGGTCAGTGGCGAACGACAAGGCAAACAAATTTTTTGCACCGTCAATGACCATCACATTCGCACCATGGTCAGCAACCTTTTAGAACACATTGCGGAGCCACACGATGACTGA
- a CDS encoding tetratricopeptide repeat protein, translated as MPFTAHHFKSTRLKHALRSLCGVCAVGFALHAQAQTPDEVIQPATTTDTQAPPLKKVEYDLPKLLLTREIVLGTIAGDMLLQRGKPVDAYNMYLTMAMKTRDPRYAELAYKVAAMLGAKEPALEAAKLLKLLAPNAVVGQDLQIHSDIEKAYGLIDAQRYRPAYEAAKSILANAPDNVAALSLLADVADRLGRNSEAQATLEKLIAIDPKNPENKNALGYFLADKNMRLDEAAQLIQQAHTARPDAGHITDSMAWVAYRQGQLGDALKYAEQAVAQDPHEESQVHYAEILWANDKHDQALEVFRDVYAGTPFLPSLRNTLERLNIPLSTVKPQIKKK; from the coding sequence ATGCCTTTCACCGCCCATCATTTCAAAAGCACCCGCCTAAAACACGCATTGCGCAGCTTATGCGGCGTGTGCGCAGTTGGATTCGCCCTTCACGCACAAGCACAAACACCCGATGAAGTGATTCAGCCTGCAACCACCACAGACACCCAAGCCCCTCCCCTCAAGAAAGTCGAATACGATTTACCCAAGCTGCTGTTGACCCGTGAAATTGTGCTCGGCACCATTGCCGGCGACATGTTGCTGCAACGCGGCAAGCCAGTTGATGCCTACAACATGTATTTGACCATGGCGATGAAAACCCGCGACCCTCGTTATGCCGAACTGGCGTACAAAGTCGCGGCCATGCTGGGGGCAAAAGAGCCCGCACTTGAGGCCGCAAAATTGCTTAAATTGCTCGCACCCAATGCAGTGGTCGGTCAAGACCTGCAAATCCATTCGGACATCGAAAAAGCCTATGGTTTGATTGATGCCCAACGTTACCGCCCTGCTTACGAGGCCGCCAAAAGCATTCTCGCCAATGCACCTGACAATGTGGCCGCGCTGTCTTTGCTGGCCGATGTGGCAGATCGTTTGGGACGCAACAGCGAGGCACAGGCCACACTTGAAAAACTCATCGCCATCGACCCCAAGAATCCTGAGAATAAAAACGCACTGGGTTATTTTTTAGCCGATAAAAACATGCGATTGGATGAAGCCGCACAACTGATTCAACAAGCGCACACCGCGCGCCCCGATGCGGGTCACATCACCGACAGCATGGCATGGGTGGCTTATCGACAAGGCCAATTGGGTGACGCTCTAAAATACGCGGAACAAGCCGTGGCACAAGACCCGCACGAAGAATCACAGGTGCACTATGCCGAAATTTTATGGGCGAACGACAAACATGATCAAGCACTGGAAGTGTTTCGTGATGTGTATGCTGGCACACCGTTTTTACCATCGCTGCGCAACACGTTAGAACGACTTAACATCCCATTGTCCACCGTTAAACCACAAATCAAGAAAAAATAA
- a CDS encoding YebC/PmpR family DNA-binding transcriptional regulator — translation MAGHSKWANIKHKKARADATRGKVWTRLIKELQVAAKSGGGDVSANPRLRLAIDKAKGANMPNDNINRAVARGAGAGEGENYEEIRYEGYGIGGAAIIIDCMTDNRTRTVADVRHALSKHGGNLGTDGSVAFMFKHCGQFIFSPEYTEDQIMEVALEAGAQDVMSDAEGVIEVLCDPIDFEAVKAAFESAGLTAEEADITMRAENDIELTGDDAVSMQKILDRLEDLDDVQEVYTNAVMDVDD, via the coding sequence ATGGCAGGTCATAGCAAGTGGGCAAACATTAAGCACAAAAAAGCGCGCGCCGATGCAACACGCGGGAAGGTGTGGACGCGTTTGATTAAAGAGTTACAAGTTGCGGCGAAATCGGGTGGGGGCGATGTGTCGGCCAATCCGCGTTTGCGTTTGGCGATTGACAAGGCCAAAGGTGCGAACATGCCGAATGACAACATCAATCGTGCGGTGGCGCGTGGTGCGGGCGCGGGTGAGGGCGAAAACTATGAAGAAATTCGCTACGAAGGTTATGGCATTGGTGGTGCGGCGATCATCATTGATTGCATGACCGACAATCGCACGCGCACCGTGGCCGATGTGCGCCATGCGTTGTCGAAACACGGTGGTAATTTGGGTACAGATGGTTCGGTGGCGTTCATGTTCAAACATTGTGGCCAGTTTATTTTTTCACCCGAATACACCGAAGATCAAATCATGGAAGTGGCTCTCGAAGCAGGTGCTCAAGATGTGATGAGTGATGCGGAGGGCGTGATTGAGGTGTTGTGTGATCCGATTGATTTTGAGGCGGTCAAGGCCGCTTTTGAATCGGCGGGTTTGACGGCTGAGGAGGCCGACATCACGATGCGCGCCGAAAATGACATTGAGCTCACAGGTGATGATGCGGTGAGCATGCAAAAAATCTTGGATCGTTTGGAAGATTTGGACGATGTGCAAGAGGTCTACACCAATGCCGTGATGGATGTGGACGATTGA
- a CDS encoding beta-ketoacyl-ACP reductase, with product MPRLSNKVAIITGAAQGIGLATARKFASEGAKVVLVDMNEASLQLAQATLQADGFAADIAVVNVTERAQVDALVSKVVADHGRIDILVNNAGITRDARLINMTEAQFDQVISVNLKAVFACSQAVAHVMLAQGSGVILNASSVVGLYGNFGQTNYSASKYGVIGFTTTWARELGPKGIRVNAVCPGFINTPILETIPEKVLDTMKGQCWQRRLGQPEEIANAYAFLASEEASYINGVALEVSGGLSI from the coding sequence ATGCCGCGTTTGTCCAATAAAGTTGCCATCATCACGGGTGCTGCCCAAGGCATTGGTTTAGCCACTGCACGTAAATTTGCGTCAGAGGGTGCGAAAGTGGTGTTGGTGGATATGAATGAGGCCAGCTTGCAGTTGGCCCAAGCAACATTGCAAGCAGATGGTTTTGCCGCAGACATTGCCGTGGTTAACGTCACAGAGCGTGCTCAGGTTGATGCGTTGGTGAGCAAAGTGGTGGCCGATCATGGTCGGATTGACATTTTGGTGAACAATGCGGGGATCACGCGCGATGCCCGTTTGATTAATATGACCGAAGCGCAGTTCGATCAGGTCATCAGTGTCAATTTGAAAGCGGTGTTTGCGTGTTCGCAGGCGGTGGCGCATGTGATGTTGGCACAAGGTTCTGGTGTGATTTTGAACGCTTCAAGCGTGGTGGGCTTGTACGGGAACTTTGGCCAAACCAATTATTCTGCAAGTAAATATGGTGTGATTGGCTTCACGACCACGTGGGCGCGTGAATTGGGCCCGAAAGGCATTCGCGTCAATGCGGTGTGCCCAGGTTTCATCAACACGCCGATTTTGGAAACCATTCCAGAAAAAGTATTGGACACGATGAAGGGTCAGTGCTGGCAGCGTCGATTGGGGCAGCCTGAGGAAATCGCCAATGCTTATGCCTTTTTGGCGTCAGAAGAAGCGAGTTACATCAACGGTGTGGCTTTGGAAGTGTCGGGCGGTTTGTCGATTTAA
- a CDS encoding outer membrane lipoprotein LolB codes for MHARNILNILSSAAMALTLAACASVAPKRDANNINDVVQFNMDARFAVNYIDQGEDKSMTGKMQWEDTRRATDITLSTPLGNAMAALHVTQNEARVKTSDGHLFVENTPEELTYRLLGYELPLSNVREWIGTKGQSLPKADQGDWHVEYTKTFSDPSLAKRMVVTRLKPSPLTFTLMVDERSDAPGE; via the coding sequence ATGCACGCACGCAACATCCTAAACATATTAAGCAGTGCCGCAATGGCCTTGACTTTAGCAGCCTGCGCCAGCGTCGCTCCAAAACGCGATGCCAACAACATCAACGATGTGGTTCAATTCAACATGGATGCACGCTTCGCAGTCAACTACATTGATCAAGGCGAAGATAAAAGCATGACAGGCAAAATGCAATGGGAAGACACCCGTCGCGCCACGGACATCACGTTGTCAACACCACTCGGCAACGCAATGGCGGCACTGCACGTCACACAAAATGAAGCACGGGTGAAAACATCCGATGGGCACTTGTTTGTCGAAAACACACCAGAGGAACTGACGTATCGCTTGCTTGGTTATGAGTTGCCTTTATCCAATGTGCGTGAATGGATCGGCACAAAAGGCCAATCCTTGCCCAAAGCAGATCAAGGCGATTGGCATGTGGAATACACCAAAACATTCAGCGACCCTTCTTTAGCAAAACGCATGGTAGTAACACGCCTTAAACCATCACCTTTGACCTTCACGCTGATGGTGGATGAACGCTCAGATGCACCGGGCGAATAA
- the ispE gene encoding 4-(cytidine 5'-diphospho)-2-C-methyl-D-erythritol kinase yields MNRTTYLSPAKINWFLHVTGRRADGYHTLETVFQCIDWCDELHIHADANGVIRLSGNLCGVADTDNLAHRAARALQQHAHAQGIATDHLGAHIHLVKHIPTGAGLGGGSSNAATVLRVLNEVWNLHFDNPTLQTIGLTLGADVPFFVSQYSAAFARGVGETLQALNLVSRELLLVNPNVHVNTRAVFTHPSLPRQHAPLSDSLDALQTQLNHLPFQNSHSNDLEVVTFAVSPEVKAVYDALKPLAPTRMSGSGATVMACPSNEAEHQALNEWTQRCPTHWQFRWVKNIA; encoded by the coding sequence ATGAATCGCACCACTTACCTTTCCCCCGCCAAAATCAACTGGTTTTTACACGTCACGGGGCGGCGTGCCGATGGTTATCACACTTTAGAAACCGTTTTTCAATGCATCGACTGGTGTGATGAGTTGCACATCCATGCCGATGCGAATGGGGTGATTCGTTTGTCAGGTAATTTATGCGGCGTTGCAGACACCGACAATCTGGCTCATCGTGCAGCACGGGCTTTACAACAGCATGCGCATGCACAAGGCATCGCCACCGATCACCTCGGTGCGCACATTCACTTGGTCAAACACATCCCAACAGGTGCAGGTCTTGGCGGTGGCAGCTCAAATGCAGCCACCGTTCTGCGTGTGCTCAACGAGGTGTGGAATTTGCATTTTGACAACCCAACATTACAAACCATTGGCCTCACGCTCGGTGCTGATGTGCCTTTTTTTGTCAGCCAGTATTCAGCCGCTTTTGCCCGAGGGGTTGGCGAAACATTGCAAGCATTGAACTTGGTCAGCCGTGAGCTGCTGTTGGTCAATCCGAATGTCCACGTCAACACAAGGGCGGTGTTCACACACCCCAGCTTGCCGCGTCAGCATGCGCCTTTGAGCGACAGTTTAGATGCATTACAAACCCAATTGAACCACCTGCCTTTTCAAAATTCACACAGCAATGACCTTGAGGTGGTGACTTTCGCAGTGTCCCCTGAAGTAAAGGCGGTGTATGACGCACTCAAACCGCTCGCCCCCACACGCATGAGTGGTTCAGGGGCAACGGTTATGGCATGCCCAAGCAATGAGGCGGAGCATCAAGCGTTGAATGAGTGGACACAACGCTGCCCGACCCACTGGCAATTCCGTTGGGTGAAAAACATTGCTTAA
- a CDS encoding cation diffusion facilitator family transporter, producing MTDTTTHQHNQGLDDFAAHGDGDAHHHHQHNYSQSHYLGFALLLTGAFSLVEFLTGLHSNSLALISDAGHMLTDTAALALAYFAQKMSTRPASARLSFGYTRVEIVAAFTNGLTMAAIVLWIMGQALWRLWHPIVVDGSTVTWVATLGLIVNLLVAFLLHRDQSSMNSRAAFIHVLGDLLGSVAAIIAGVVISATGWMPIDPILSIFVSLLIVRSTWALLKESSWHLMNGVPHGIDYNDVGASLRGLSGIASVHDLHIWDMSPNHPTLMAHVILEPNKEWPVLLNDARAMLREKFGIEHVTLQPEWALDPNCHNHDGHDDI from the coding sequence ATGACTGACACAACAACCCACCAACATAATCAAGGACTCGACGATTTCGCCGCTCACGGCGATGGCGATGCCCACCACCACCATCAACACAATTACAGCCAATCGCATTACCTCGGCTTTGCGTTGTTGCTGACGGGTGCGTTTTCATTGGTTGAGTTTTTGACGGGCTTGCATTCCAATTCTTTGGCTTTGATTTCGGATGCAGGTCACATGTTGACCGACACGGCCGCCTTGGCTTTGGCCTATTTTGCACAAAAAATGTCCACGCGCCCCGCATCAGCGCGTTTATCGTTTGGCTACACCCGAGTCGAAATCGTCGCGGCATTCACCAATGGTTTGACCATGGCGGCGATTGTGCTGTGGATCATGGGGCAAGCCCTGTGGCGATTGTGGCATCCGATTGTGGTGGATGGCTCAACCGTCACATGGGTGGCTACTTTGGGGCTGATCGTCAACCTGTTGGTGGCCTTCTTACTGCACCGCGATCAATCCAGCATGAACTCACGTGCTGCATTCATTCATGTCTTGGGCGATTTGCTCGGCTCAGTGGCCGCCATCATTGCAGGTGTGGTCATTTCTGCAACGGGCTGGATGCCCATTGATCCTATTTTATCTATTTTTGTGTCATTGCTCATTGTTCGCTCAACATGGGCTTTGCTTAAAGAGTCGTCATGGCATTTAATGAATGGCGTGCCCCACGGCATTGATTACAACGACGTCGGTGCAAGCTTGCGTGGTTTATCGGGCATTGCATCGGTGCATGATCTACACATTTGGGACATGTCGCCCAACCACCCCACGTTAATGGCACACGTGATTCTAGAGCCCAATAAAGAATGGCCGGTCTTGCTCAATGATGCCCGTGCCATGTTGAGGGAGAAATTTGGCATCGAGCATGTGACATTGCAACCCGAATGGGCGCTGGATCCCAACTGTCACAACCACGATGGCCATGACGACATTTAA
- the mutY gene encoding A/G-specific adenine glycosylase: MSHTTTPFSFAQALVSWQRTHGRHDLPWQNTTDAYRIWLSEVMLQQTQVVTVMDYYAKFLARFPDVQSLARAEHDDVMSLWTGLGYYSRARNLHACAKAVVADFGGEFPRTPEQLITLKGIGASTAAAIAVFAYGYPAAILDGNVKRIIARVHGIRTPASAATDKIMWQHANELLVTANDAKKLKLTHAAALRAYTQGLMDLGASLCARRKPQCDICPMQTNCYARIHHLTDDIPPAKVRKVSPEFDVNLYIYQHAGRVWLEKRPSKGIWAGLYSFPEQPRLDVNVNASIDANQDKKDKTNAPRIRHVLTHRILHLQPHIFQLTASQAHGLEDAENAEHGGWFDVDDLKGVGLPKPILGIIEQVLGSID, encoded by the coding sequence ATGAGCCACACGACCACACCGTTTTCTTTTGCCCAAGCCTTGGTGTCATGGCAACGCACGCACGGGCGGCATGATTTGCCGTGGCAAAACACCACCGACGCCTATCGGATTTGGCTGTCCGAAGTCATGTTGCAGCAAACCCAAGTGGTCACGGTCATGGATTACTACGCCAAGTTTTTGGCGCGTTTTCCAGACGTACAATCGCTGGCGCGCGCCGAGCACGATGACGTGATGTCTTTGTGGACGGGATTGGGTTACTACAGCCGAGCACGCAATTTGCACGCCTGCGCGAAAGCCGTCGTGGCCGATTTTGGCGGCGAATTTCCGCGCACGCCCGAGCAACTCATCACCCTCAAAGGCATCGGCGCATCCACCGCCGCCGCCATTGCCGTTTTCGCCTACGGCTACCCCGCCGCGATCCTCGACGGCAACGTCAAACGCATCATCGCCCGCGTCCACGGCATCCGCACCCCCGCATCCGCCGCCACCGATAAAATCATGTGGCAACACGCCAACGAACTGCTGGTCACCGCCAACGATGCGAAAAAACTTAAACTCACCCACGCCGCCGCCTTGCGCGCCTACACCCAAGGGCTGATGGATTTGGGCGCGAGCCTATGCGCACGCCGCAAACCGCAGTGCGACATCTGCCCCATGCAAACCAACTGCTATGCCCGCATCCACCATCTCACCGACGACATCCCACCCGCCAAGGTGCGAAAAGTGTCACCTGAGTTTGACGTGAATTTATACATTTACCAACACGCAGGGCGGGTCTGGCTGGAAAAAAGGCCGAGCAAAGGCATTTGGGCAGGGTTGTACAGCTTTCCCGAACAGCCGCGCTTGGATGTAAACGTAAATGCAAGCATAGATGCAAATCAAGATAAAAAAGACAAAACCAATGCGCCACGCATCCGCCACGTCCTCACCCATAGGATCTTGCACCTACAACCGCACATTTTTCAACTCACCGCCAGCCAAGCGCACGGTTTAGAGGATGCTGAAAATGCCGAGCACGGCGGCTGGTTCGATGTGGACGACCTAAAAGGCGTGGGTTTGCCCAAACCCATTTTGGGAATCATCGAGCAGGTTTTAGGATCGATTGACTGA
- a CDS encoding glutathione S-transferase N-terminal domain-containing protein — MKTLSDFPITQRWAPQFPDRIQLYSLPTPNGVKVSIALEEMQLPYESHTISFVTNDQLSPEFLSLNPNNKIPAIIDPNGPNNTPLALFESGAILLYLAEKSGQLLPKDAALRYETIQWLMFQMGGIGPIFGQLGFFHKFAGKEYEDKRPRDRYVAESKRLLGVLDQRLAGRNWVMGDEYTIADIAILPWVNNLIHFYGAGDLVEMSRFPNVLRVLSVFLTRPAVARGLSPRAE; from the coding sequence ATGAAAACACTCTCTGACTTTCCGATCACGCAACGTTGGGCACCTCAATTTCCTGACCGCATTCAATTGTATTCACTGCCCACACCCAACGGGGTCAAAGTGTCAATCGCCCTCGAAGAGATGCAGTTGCCGTATGAGTCACACACGATTTCCTTCGTCACCAATGACCAACTCAGCCCTGAGTTTTTATCCCTGAACCCCAACAACAAAATCCCCGCCATCATTGATCCCAACGGTCCAAACAACACACCTTTGGCCTTATTTGAATCTGGTGCGATTTTATTGTATTTGGCAGAAAAATCAGGACAACTGTTGCCCAAAGACGCGGCCTTGCGCTATGAAACCATTCAGTGGTTGATGTTTCAAATGGGTGGCATTGGCCCCATATTCGGCCAACTGGGGTTCTTTCATAAATTTGCAGGAAAAGAATATGAAGACAAACGGCCACGTGACCGCTATGTTGCCGAATCCAAACGTTTATTGGGTGTTTTAGACCAACGTTTGGCAGGGCGAAATTGGGTCATGGGCGATGAATACACCATCGCCGACATCGCCATTTTGCCATGGGTGAACAACCTCATCCATTTTTATGGTGCAGGGGACTTGGTGGAGATGAGCCGCTTTCCAAATGTATTGCGGGTGCTTTCTGTATTTTTAACACGCCCTGCGGTTGCGCGAGGTTTAAGCCCACGTGCCGAATAA
- the mutM gene encoding bifunctional DNA-formamidopyrimidine glycosylase/DNA-(apurinic or apyrimidinic site) lyase: MPELPEVEVSRLGIDPHVSGHTIQQFIIRNARLRWPVDLDLPERLSQAVITHTARRGKYLILYCVCADKTQGALLIHLGMSGSLRIVEPSAAVQKHDHLDWVFDTHVLRYHDPRRFGSLHWHDLADGDVLMHPRLVGLGIEPFDDAFNGAYFYKHIRTRTQAIKVALLSGDIVVGVGNIYASEVLFRCKIHPETPAQSLTRKQCEQMAAQIKIVLHAAIEKGGSTLKDFVNSDGTSGYFQMHYNVYDRAGEPCTRCGHDIQRIVQAQRATYFCATCQKRTQPKSKKNTA; encoded by the coding sequence ATGCCTGAACTCCCAGAAGTAGAGGTGTCTCGCCTCGGTATTGACCCACATGTGAGCGGGCATACGATACAACAATTCATCATCCGTAATGCGCGCTTGCGCTGGCCCGTTGACTTGGATCTGCCTGAACGACTGAGTCAGGCGGTCATCACCCACACCGCACGGCGTGGAAAGTACCTGATTCTATATTGTGTTTGTGCAGACAAAACGCAGGGCGCACTGCTGATTCACCTCGGCATGTCGGGCAGCTTGCGCATCGTTGAGCCAAGCGCAGCGGTACAAAAACACGACCACCTCGATTGGGTCTTTGATACGCATGTGCTGCGCTACCATGACCCACGCCGCTTCGGTTCGTTGCACTGGCACGACTTGGCCGACGGCGACGTGTTGATGCATCCGCGCTTGGTGGGTTTGGGCATTGAGCCTTTCGATGACGCATTCAATGGCGCGTATTTTTATAAACACATTCGCACGCGAACCCAAGCCATCAAAGTGGCGTTGCTGTCGGGTGATATCGTGGTCGGTGTGGGCAATATCTACGCCTCCGAAGTCCTGTTTCGTTGCAAAATCCACCCTGAAACCCCCGCCCAATCATTGACGCGCAAACAATGCGAACAGATGGCGGCGCAAATCAAAATCGTCCTGCACGCCGCGATTGAAAAAGGTGGCAGCACACTTAAAGATTTCGTCAACAGTGACGGCACCAGCGGCTATTTTCAAATGCATTACAATGTGTATGACCGCGCGGGAGAGCCGTGTACGCGCTGTGGGCACGATATTCAGCGCATCGTACAAGCCCAGCGCGCCACGTATTTTTGCGCCACGTGTCAAAAGCGAACTCAACCCAAGTCAAAGAAAAACACCGCATGA